In a genomic window of Streptomyces sp. cg36:
- a CDS encoding VOC family protein, with the protein MSSRLSAISFEAHQPGRLADFWSGVLGLERADDAHGGIALLSGNDAGYRLRFRPSQKQKTAQNRLHFDLTSSSPEDQRETVARALALGAHHADVGQGPDASHVVLADPEGNEFCVIEPGNDFLAGCGLAGALACDGSQAVGYFWSEALGWPLVWDQDEETAIQSPDGGTKITWGGPPCMPDPGKDLHFDLVPDEDQEAEVERLLALGAKRLGPERDGEGAVTLADPDGNEFRVLRPNGSGG; encoded by the coding sequence ATGAGCAGCCGACTTTCCGCAATCTCCTTCGAGGCGCACCAGCCCGGGCGCCTGGCGGACTTCTGGTCCGGCGTCCTGGGCCTGGAGCGAGCCGACGACGCGCACGGCGGCATCGCCCTGCTGTCCGGGAACGACGCCGGATACCGCCTCCGCTTCCGTCCCTCCCAGAAGCAGAAGACCGCCCAGAACCGGCTGCACTTCGACCTGACCAGCTCCTCCCCGGAGGACCAGCGGGAGACCGTGGCCCGGGCGCTCGCACTGGGCGCGCACCACGCCGACGTCGGCCAGGGACCGGACGCCTCCCACGTGGTGCTCGCCGACCCCGAGGGCAACGAGTTCTGCGTCATCGAGCCGGGCAACGACTTCCTCGCGGGCTGCGGCCTCGCCGGAGCGCTGGCGTGCGACGGTTCGCAGGCCGTGGGCTACTTCTGGAGCGAGGCGCTGGGCTGGCCGCTGGTCTGGGACCAGGACGAGGAGACCGCCATCCAGTCGCCGGACGGCGGCACGAAGATCACGTGGGGCGGACCGCCGTGCATGCCGGACCCCGGCAAGGACCTGCACTTCGACCTCGTACCGGACGAAGACCAGGAGGCGGAGGTCGAGCGCCTGCTCGCGCTCGGGGCGAAGCGCCTCGGCCCCGAGCGCGACGGCGAGGGCGCGGTGACGCTGGCCGACCCCGATGGGAACGAGTTCCGGGTGCTCCGGCCGAACGGGTCCGGCGGCTGA
- a CDS encoding M24 family metallopeptidase, giving the protein MAIEVSVPDEDARVAGLVAAQEKAIALFAEVEARGLVAPGVGEREASDRIRDLANEMFGTTKHWHKRIIRSGPNTLVPYRDNPPDRIIAEDDVAFADFGPIFEEYEADFGRTYVFGTDPAKHRLLADLPRVFAAGRAAFAADPHITGKQLHAEVERLATEAGWEIGIWHAGHLVGEFPHETNEGAKAESYITPDNDNPLRRTDRKGRTCHWILELHFVDRERGFGGFYEQLLDLA; this is encoded by the coding sequence ATGGCGATCGAGGTTTCCGTACCGGACGAGGACGCGCGCGTCGCGGGGCTGGTGGCGGCGCAGGAGAAGGCGATCGCGCTGTTCGCCGAGGTGGAGGCGCGTGGCCTGGTCGCGCCGGGGGTCGGGGAGCGGGAGGCGAGCGACCGCATCCGGGACCTGGCCAACGAGATGTTCGGCACCACCAAGCACTGGCACAAACGGATCATCCGCTCCGGCCCCAACACCCTCGTGCCGTACCGGGACAACCCGCCGGACCGGATCATCGCCGAGGACGACGTCGCCTTCGCCGACTTCGGCCCGATCTTCGAGGAGTACGAGGCGGACTTCGGCCGCACCTACGTCTTCGGCACCGACCCCGCCAAGCACCGGCTCCTGGCCGACCTGCCGCGCGTCTTCGCCGCGGGACGCGCCGCGTTCGCCGCCGATCCGCACATCACGGGCAAGCAACTGCACGCCGAGGTCGAGCGGCTGGCCACCGAGGCGGGCTGGGAGATCGGCATCTGGCACGCCGGGCACCTCGTGGGGGAGTTCCCGCACGAGACCAACGAGGGGGCCAAGGCCGAGTCGTACATCACCCCGGACAACGACAACCCACTGCGCCGCACCGACCGCAAGGGCCGGACCTGCCACTGGATCCTGGAACTCCACTTCGTGGACCGGGAGCGTGGGTTCGGCGGGTTTTACGAGCAGCTTCTCGATTTGGCGTGA
- a CDS encoding alpha/beta hydrolase, whose translation MLTWQQLHDLKCAELLNAADGWGAVSSQADAARDRISNEMIRGLEATQKGVAASAAVDRLRRLDRNYDYMRTECGLVRTTLSSLVHKLIGFQGQLKSALDDAASLGFTVAADGSVSYPAAGKNLITHEPLAGGSVTGGSPLLTGPPSLGGPQPGLIAPNPHHAKAQEIATRIQRALQAAHEADEHFSTVLGRLKAEPDLDVTDATWKDAAADRAAVRDASGEYVKSTIPTGSSPADRRDWWAHLSPSQRDEYLAACPDIIGNLDGIPATVRDEANRDNLRLLIGKLSGVDSEEARAKLAGLRSIDEQLRAAPAPGVPPMYLLGIGDQGNGRAIVAFGDPDTSRNVSAYVPGLGTKLDKGFAEGTVNRARDTALGARELDPSSAAIVWLGYDAPQSIDVASTSDAEAGAPAYNQFMAGISATHEAGDPHITAIGHSYGSLTVGLAAQRGGIPGADDIVLVGSPGTEAKTAADLGVGKDHVYVGAAKNDVVTQLPTKAESGGSVLGSVIGLGTPLGPVEGARLGHQVGEAVGGGPDQLYFGTDPASHEFGARRFATGDGPFIIDADKLKDLDIGHSVDFDAHSHYFTPDKDRVSARNIALVVAGQGDAISTQDPR comes from the coding sequence ATGCTCACCTGGCAGCAGCTGCACGACCTCAAGTGTGCCGAGCTTCTGAACGCCGCCGACGGCTGGGGCGCCGTCAGCTCCCAGGCCGACGCGGCCCGGGACCGGATCAGCAACGAGATGATCCGGGGCCTGGAAGCCACGCAGAAGGGCGTGGCCGCGTCGGCCGCCGTCGACCGCCTGCGGCGGCTGGACCGCAACTACGACTACATGCGTACGGAATGCGGACTGGTCCGTACGACACTGAGCTCGCTCGTCCACAAACTGATCGGATTCCAGGGCCAGTTGAAGAGCGCCTTGGACGACGCCGCGAGTCTCGGCTTCACGGTCGCGGCGGACGGCTCCGTGAGCTATCCGGCAGCCGGGAAGAACCTGATCACCCATGAGCCGCTGGCCGGGGGAAGCGTCACGGGCGGCTCACCGCTCCTCACCGGTCCGCCGTCCCTCGGCGGCCCGCAGCCCGGCCTGATCGCTCCCAACCCCCACCACGCCAAGGCCCAGGAGATCGCCACACGCATCCAGCGGGCCCTCCAGGCCGCCCACGAGGCCGACGAGCACTTCAGCACCGTTCTGGGCCGCCTCAAGGCCGAGCCGGACCTGGACGTCACCGACGCGACCTGGAAGGACGCGGCTGCGGACCGGGCGGCGGTACGTGACGCGTCCGGCGAGTACGTGAAGAGCACGATCCCGACCGGCTCGTCCCCGGCCGACCGCCGCGACTGGTGGGCCCACCTGTCCCCTTCCCAGCGCGACGAGTACCTGGCGGCGTGCCCCGACATCATCGGCAACCTGGACGGCATTCCGGCCACGGTTCGCGACGAGGCCAACCGGGACAATCTGCGGCTGCTGATCGGCAAGCTGTCGGGGGTGGACAGCGAGGAGGCACGGGCGAAACTGGCGGGGCTGCGGTCGATCGACGAGCAGTTGCGGGCGGCGCCCGCGCCGGGCGTCCCTCCGATGTACCTGCTCGGCATCGGCGACCAGGGAAACGGCCGCGCCATCGTGGCATTCGGCGATCCGGACACCTCCCGCAACGTCTCCGCCTACGTCCCGGGCCTGGGCACGAAGCTGGACAAGGGCTTCGCGGAGGGCACCGTCAACCGCGCGCGTGACACGGCCCTGGGCGCGCGGGAACTGGACCCCTCCAGCGCGGCGATCGTCTGGCTGGGCTATGACGCACCGCAGAGCATCGACGTCGCGTCGACCAGTGACGCCGAAGCGGGCGCGCCCGCGTACAACCAGTTCATGGCGGGGATCTCCGCCACGCACGAGGCGGGTGACCCGCACATCACCGCCATCGGCCACTCCTACGGTTCCCTCACCGTCGGTCTCGCCGCCCAGCGCGGTGGCATCCCCGGCGCCGACGACATCGTCCTGGTCGGCAGCCCCGGGACGGAGGCGAAGACAGCCGCGGACCTCGGCGTCGGCAAGGACCATGTGTACGTGGGTGCCGCGAAGAACGACGTCGTGACCCAGCTCCCCACGAAGGCCGAATCGGGCGGCTCCGTGCTCGGCAGCGTCATCGGCCTCGGCACCCCGCTCGGCCCCGTCGAGGGCGCACGGCTCGGACACCAGGTCGGGGAGGCCGTGGGCGGCGGCCCCGACCAGCTCTACTTCGGCACCGACCCGGCGAGCCACGAGTTCGGCGCCCGGCGGTTCGCCACGGGTGACGGCCCGTTCATCATCGACGCGGACAAGCTCAAGGACCTGGACATCGGGCACTCCGTCGACTTCGACGCCCACTCCCACTACTTCACCCCGGACAAGGACAGGGTTTCCGCCCGGAACATCGCCCTCGTCGTCGCGGGCCAGGGCGACGCCATCAGCACCCAGGACCCCCGATGA
- a CDS encoding amino acid ABC transporter permease: protein MYTQSWQRLLDQAGQRPEAMSLASVGPAGSGSADGELKHSAKPWSDAAGTVHSLQTDTTKAKDTLTTAHAGAEAGTAGLACMGALTSVLASWELRLTAVHRECASLEPALRETARAQGEVDAGVKSALAQYSAPSGEGR from the coding sequence GTGTACACGCAGAGCTGGCAGCGGCTGCTGGACCAGGCCGGGCAGCGGCCGGAGGCGATGTCACTGGCGTCGGTGGGGCCTGCGGGCTCCGGGTCCGCCGACGGCGAGCTGAAGCACAGCGCCAAGCCGTGGTCGGACGCGGCGGGCACGGTCCACAGCCTCCAGACGGACACCACCAAGGCCAAGGACACCCTGACCACGGCCCACGCCGGTGCCGAGGCGGGCACGGCGGGCCTCGCGTGCATGGGCGCGCTCACGTCCGTACTCGCCTCGTGGGAGCTGCGGCTGACGGCTGTTCACCGCGAATGCGCGTCGTTGGAGCCTGCCCTGCGCGAGACGGCGCGGGCGCAGGGTGAAGTGGACGCGGGCGTGAAGTCGGCACTCGCTCAGTACTCCGCGCCGTCCGGCGAGGGGCGGTGA
- a CDS encoding esterase/lipase family protein: MRRFLSAACSALAAAACLTAALPTASAAPSAPRLAAAEPPPARPAAPLVSLVSLGGVNFGMALLGSLPDPERPPAGANDFTCRPTGAHPRPVVLVHGTFENAYDNWSGLAPLLKNAGYCVFALNYGERGPHALMKAVGPVPDSARQLARYVDKVLAATGAEQVDLVGHSQGGGVTPQWYLRFDGGAAKVHRLVGINPSSHGTTLLGLAHLANAVLDVAGRTGRPLGLDSPAAKDQTVGSSVLRRLYARGDTEPGVAYTDIVTEFDEVVTPYTNQFLTAGPGAEVDNILLQRVCPLELTGHVGSPYDPNVHRLVLNALDPARATPVRCALLTVPL; encoded by the coding sequence ATGCGCCGATTCCTCAGCGCCGCATGCTCGGCCCTGGCCGCGGCGGCCTGCCTGACCGCCGCCCTCCCCACCGCGTCCGCGGCGCCCTCCGCACCGCGCCTCGCCGCCGCCGAACCGCCGCCGGCGAGGCCGGCCGCCCCGCTCGTCAGCCTCGTCAGCCTCGGGGGCGTCAACTTCGGCATGGCGCTGCTCGGCTCACTGCCCGACCCCGAACGCCCCCCGGCCGGGGCCAACGACTTCACCTGCAGGCCGACCGGCGCCCACCCCCGCCCGGTCGTCCTGGTCCACGGCACCTTCGAGAACGCCTACGACAACTGGAGCGGCCTCGCCCCGCTGCTCAAGAACGCCGGCTACTGCGTCTTCGCCCTCAACTACGGTGAGCGCGGCCCCCACGCCCTGATGAAGGCCGTCGGCCCCGTCCCCGACTCGGCGCGACAGCTGGCCCGCTACGTCGACAAGGTGCTGGCCGCCACCGGCGCGGAGCAGGTCGACCTCGTGGGCCACTCCCAGGGCGGCGGAGTCACACCCCAGTGGTACCTCCGCTTCGACGGCGGCGCCGCCAAGGTCCACCGGCTGGTCGGCATCAACCCCAGCAGCCACGGCACCACCCTGCTCGGCCTGGCCCACCTCGCCAACGCCGTCCTGGACGTGGCGGGACGCACCGGCAGACCACTCGGCCTGGACAGCCCCGCCGCCAAGGACCAGACCGTCGGCTCCTCGGTCCTCCGGCGGCTGTACGCCAGGGGCGACACCGAGCCCGGCGTGGCCTACACCGACATCGTCACCGAATTCGACGAGGTGGTCACCCCGTACACGAACCAGTTCCTCACCGCGGGACCCGGCGCCGAGGTCGACAACATCCTGCTCCAGAGGGTGTGCCCGCTCGAACTCACCGGCCACGTGGGCAGCCCGTACGACCCGAACGTCCACCGACTGGTGCTGAACGCCCTCGACCCCGCCCGCGCCACCCCCGTGCGGTGCGCCCTCCTGACAGTTCCTCTGTGA
- a CDS encoding PIG-L family deacetylase has protein sequence MAQPARGLARRSVMAGAVAVAAVGCVAGRDTSDKPGGGASSAGAGRPRGGATVLQVVAHPDDDLYFMNPDLEQSLGAGDRLVSVYLNSGEKDGINKVPGQRRPPRPDEPGYAGARRQGLRHAYAFMVTGRKDARWRTEALALPGGLEAELDTLDGHDHVQLVFLGIQQYGPDWVLPRLWADPEAVVRTRPSTGSPVTRSCAVRRAGLIDALAHLLDRYAPTLVRTMDPDPDQQPHDATDRRGGANRRHHDQPGYSDHPDHTAAALFTFAALERHREGSRQGQGHGHGQGPGQGPGSGPGQGRGPGQGQAQGRSAPAWTVVPYRGYYNERWPQNLPAPLVRRKVAILNVYGGTPDSCGFAAGCGDYDVGHGHSLGTGWVQRTSPRIPQAAPRISTDAAGQLTAFGVLSGRAVMWRETTHGSGTWGAPTPVGGDGLLPGLTALLDKDGCWQLFATRITGLGPHPRDNRRDLACTGQTRPGGAFGPWASLGTPDPDAERGRRVGTPVVAEGHDGTLYLFARTWARGIATRVRRPGGTWSRWSVLDGSAPALQEGMTAVTDAGGRVHVFAASRTTLHHWAQRSPGSAFTETPTALPASADPPTALARPDGSILLASREPVTARPLLHRLDADGSWHPQPPGLPGRGYGPLALLAVDKGVLLAGRNNEGTTSWSHLTETTRASWSTLPQRTLTVPTLARNTKGAPTLTTLAPHGALESTPVLDRA, from the coding sequence GTGGCGCAGCCCGCTCGGGGCCTGGCGCGGCGGAGTGTGATGGCGGGGGCCGTCGCCGTCGCCGCGGTGGGGTGTGTGGCCGGCCGGGACACTTCGGACAAACCCGGCGGTGGTGCGTCCTCCGCCGGTGCGGGCCGGCCCCGTGGCGGTGCCACCGTGCTCCAGGTCGTCGCGCACCCCGACGACGACCTGTACTTCATGAACCCGGACCTGGAGCAGTCCCTGGGGGCGGGGGACCGGCTCGTCAGCGTGTATCTGAACTCCGGCGAGAAGGACGGGATCAACAAGGTCCCGGGTCAGCGGCGCCCGCCCCGGCCCGACGAGCCGGGCTACGCCGGGGCCCGTCGGCAGGGTCTGCGGCACGCGTACGCGTTCATGGTCACCGGCCGCAAGGACGCGCGCTGGCGCACCGAGGCGCTCGCCCTGCCCGGCGGCCTGGAGGCCGAACTGGACACGCTCGACGGGCACGATCACGTCCAGCTGGTGTTCCTCGGGATACAGCAGTACGGCCCGGACTGGGTGCTGCCCCGGCTGTGGGCCGACCCCGAGGCCGTCGTCCGCACCCGTCCCAGCACCGGCTCCCCGGTGACCCGTTCCTGCGCGGTGCGCCGCGCCGGGCTCATCGACGCCCTGGCCCACCTCCTGGACCGGTACGCCCCGACGCTGGTGCGGACCATGGACCCCGACCCGGACCAGCAGCCCCACGACGCGACGGACCGCCGCGGCGGCGCCAACCGCCGCCACCACGACCAGCCCGGCTACTCCGACCACCCCGACCACACCGCCGCCGCGCTGTTCACCTTCGCGGCTCTGGAACGCCACCGGGAGGGCTCCCGCCAAGGCCAGGGGCATGGGCATGGGCAGGGCCCGGGTCAAGGCCCGGGTTCGGGTCCGGGTCAAGGCCGGGGGCCCGGCCAGGGCCAGGCCCAGGGCCGCTCCGCACCGGCCTGGACGGTCGTCCCCTACCGGGGGTACTACAACGAACGCTGGCCGCAGAACCTCCCGGCCCCGCTGGTACGCCGCAAGGTGGCCATACTGAACGTGTACGGGGGAACCCCCGACTCGTGCGGCTTCGCGGCCGGTTGCGGCGACTACGACGTGGGCCACGGCCACTCCCTGGGCACCGGCTGGGTCCAGCGCACCAGCCCGCGCATACCGCAGGCCGCGCCCCGGATCAGTACGGACGCGGCCGGACAGCTCACCGCGTTCGGCGTGCTCTCCGGCCGGGCGGTGATGTGGCGAGAGACCACGCACGGCAGCGGAACATGGGGTGCACCCACACCGGTCGGCGGCGACGGACTGCTGCCAGGACTCACCGCACTGCTGGACAAGGACGGCTGCTGGCAGCTGTTCGCGACCCGGATCACCGGGCTCGGGCCGCACCCCCGCGACAACCGGCGCGACCTCGCCTGCACCGGGCAGACCCGCCCCGGCGGCGCGTTCGGCCCCTGGGCCTCGCTGGGCACCCCCGATCCCGACGCCGAACGGGGCCGCCGCGTCGGCACCCCCGTGGTGGCCGAGGGGCACGACGGCACCCTCTACCTCTTCGCCCGTACGTGGGCCCGGGGCATCGCCACCCGCGTCCGGCGGCCCGGCGGGACGTGGAGCCGCTGGAGCGTCCTGGACGGCAGCGCGCCCGCGCTCCAGGAAGGTATGACCGCGGTGACCGACGCCGGCGGCCGGGTCCACGTCTTCGCCGCGAGCCGCACGACCCTGCACCACTGGGCACAGCGCTCACCGGGCAGCGCCTTCACGGAGACGCCGACCGCCCTGCCGGCCTCGGCCGACCCGCCGACCGCACTGGCCCGCCCGGACGGATCGATACTGCTCGCGTCACGGGAGCCGGTCACCGCCCGCCCCCTGCTGCACCGCCTCGACGCCGACGGATCCTGGCACCCGCAGCCACCGGGCCTGCCCGGACGCGGCTACGGCCCACTGGCACTGCTGGCGGTGGACAAGGGGGTGCTACTGGCGGGCCGCAACAACGAGGGCACCACCAGCTGGTCCCACCTGACCGAAACGACCAGGGCAAGCTGGTCGACCCTCCCCCAACGCACCCTCACGGTCCCCACCCTGGCACGGAACACCAAGGGCGCCCCGACCCTCACGACCCTGGCGCCACATGGGGCGCTGGAGTCCACGCCCGTACTGGATCGGGCCTGA
- a CDS encoding methyltransferase, producing MSGAQRHTEPLDVHLIALRDGAAGPEAMEHHVCDAMGWFALDALPEPMVAYCRAGLDAYRAGARMAVHLQEPGDPIAYDPSVDRLRLVPEPAEQVEPGLRAPARQRTVQRPPTTAPPTTRSSTVTYTPRDRWDQHYRDGKGWQPLGPRERQLFAEHAPVPDGGGRALDVGCGTGQLAAHLAEFGYTVDAVDFSASAIARAREEHADIEGARWLRLDVERDDPAALHEEGYDLIVMRLVYPFMRDRGRVVRGLGERLRGGGALVVITPTAENTPADRRGIALDEDEITLLGAGWESMERLDADGLAFLVLRGPGHADDGAVR from the coding sequence GTGAGCGGCGCCCAGCGGCACACCGAGCCGCTCGACGTCCACCTGATCGCCCTCCGCGACGGCGCGGCGGGCCCCGAGGCCATGGAGCACCATGTGTGCGACGCCATGGGCTGGTTCGCCCTCGACGCCCTGCCGGAGCCGATGGTGGCGTACTGCCGCGCCGGGTTGGACGCCTACCGGGCCGGTGCGCGGATGGCCGTGCACCTCCAGGAGCCCGGCGATCCGATCGCCTACGACCCGTCCGTCGACCGGCTGCGCCTGGTCCCCGAACCCGCCGAGCAGGTGGAGCCCGGACTGCGCGCCCCGGCCCGGCAGCGCACCGTACAGCGGCCCCCGACCACCGCCCCGCCCACCACGAGGAGCAGCACGGTGACGTACACACCCCGCGACCGGTGGGACCAGCACTACCGCGACGGGAAGGGATGGCAGCCGCTCGGCCCGCGCGAACGGCAACTCTTCGCCGAGCACGCCCCCGTCCCCGACGGCGGCGGCCGAGCCCTGGACGTGGGCTGCGGCACCGGGCAACTGGCCGCCCACCTGGCCGAGTTCGGCTACACGGTGGACGCCGTCGACTTCTCCGCCAGCGCGATCGCCCGAGCCCGCGAAGAGCACGCCGACATCGAGGGCGCGCGCTGGCTGCGGCTGGACGTCGAGCGCGACGACCCGGCCGCGCTGCACGAGGAGGGGTACGACCTGATCGTGATGCGGTTGGTGTACCCGTTCATGAGGGATCGCGGTCGCGTTGTTCGCGGGCTGGGCGAGCGGCTGCGCGGGGGCGGCGCGCTCGTCGTCATCACTCCGACCGCCGAGAACACACCGGCCGACCGGCGCGGCATCGCCCTGGACGAGGACGAGATCACACTGCTCGGTGCGGGCTGGGAGTCGATGGAACGGCTGGACGCGGACGGCCTGGCCTTCCTGGTCCTGCGCGGGCCGGGCCACGCCGACGACGGGGCTGTCCGTTGA
- a CDS encoding class I SAM-dependent methyltransferase has protein sequence MIRPGRPASEAVSDDALFGSEAAAYTRYRPGLPDSAVRLLAATQHGVPAPVLLDLGTGTGQVPRALLPVLHRMAHVDLVDVNASMLEAARAVLEPFLGACTVDAFTGAAHTFAPAVPGRAPTLITCCRSFHWMSRPEVLSMADRVSAPRAVVAIMGDGSLWTHRADWTAALRELIQSYLGEDRRAGTRGTFAGPGHSFEDDLAASAFSEVAEHSFPVARAWAPEGVLGHLRTTSFARPALFAGRHHEFEAAALRLLQDHARCGVLKEDAVFTVRLARRPGGDA, from the coding sequence ATGATCCGCCCCGGCCGACCGGCCTCCGAAGCGGTTTCGGACGATGCCCTGTTCGGGTCCGAGGCCGCCGCCTACACCCGCTACCGGCCCGGCCTCCCGGACTCCGCGGTGCGTCTCCTGGCCGCCACCCAGCACGGTGTGCCCGCCCCCGTCCTCCTGGACCTGGGGACCGGGACCGGCCAGGTGCCGCGCGCGCTGCTGCCCGTCCTGCACCGCATGGCGCACGTCGACCTGGTCGACGTGAACGCGTCGATGCTGGAGGCGGCCCGCGCCGTACTCGAACCGTTCCTCGGGGCGTGCACGGTCGACGCCTTCACCGGCGCCGCCCACACCTTCGCCCCCGCCGTGCCCGGCCGGGCACCCACCCTGATCACCTGCTGCCGCTCCTTCCACTGGATGTCCCGCCCGGAGGTCCTGTCCATGGCCGACCGGGTGTCCGCGCCGCGCGCCGTCGTGGCGATCATGGGAGACGGCAGCCTCTGGACTCACCGGGCCGACTGGACGGCCGCCCTGCGGGAGCTGATCCAGAGCTACCTCGGCGAGGACCGGCGCGCGGGCACCCGTGGCACGTTCGCCGGGCCGGGCCACTCCTTCGAGGACGACCTGGCCGCCTCGGCGTTCAGCGAGGTGGCCGAGCACAGCTTCCCCGTCGCGCGGGCCTGGGCGCCCGAAGGCGTCCTCGGCCATCTGCGCACCACCAGCTTCGCCCGCCCCGCGCTGTTCGCCGGCCGCCACCACGAGTTCGAGGCCGCCGCGCTCCGGCTGCTCCAGGACCACGCCCGCTGCGGCGTACTGAAGGAGGACGCGGTGTTCACGGTGCGGCTCGCGCGCCGCCCCGGCGGTGACGCGTGA
- a CDS encoding ATP-binding cassette domain-containing protein codes for MAATLPRMVGMVVRTGRKADRRALTGVVAAELGQGVTAASGLVAVNGVLARLFADGPTVDKLRDALPSLVVLAVAAVVGAVLSAWSTAMSGRLEPQVERAVSARYYRAVTGVEVAATERPEVQRVLEAGKFGTDSARRMLRLSVGVGNVVIGMAAAAVVLAALHWALLPMLLAIALPKGWGAVRSARRDYLSRMHWVDHRRAIASLLAYLTRPHAAGELRVHAAGTKLLSSYEEMSRQTEAEQRRLARAQAWTDLVAGAFAGVASLACYGVLWWLLATGGLPLSVGGTAVIAIRTSTARLTSLVQQVNRLYEELLFLTDTEDAIEVASENAIPRTGTALPAPVREVRTEAVSFTYPGADGPALKGVSVRVPRGKVTALVGANGSGKTTLTKVLAGLLLPTRGEGDVWWVGESGERVGLREADRAQVFAEVGLLAQDFPRWEMTAAANVAIGIGDRPRDMDRVREAAGEAGVLELVEGLPHGWDSIVFKGYERGVQLSGGQWQKLGSARTRYRKAPFLLVDEPTSALDPHAEIAAFEGLWSLAEEGHAVVLVTHRLAATMRADHIYVLDDGRVVEDGTHEVLMSRQDGLYQGMFTAQAAQYGQAPAAAPVPRPRGTR; via the coding sequence ATGGCAGCCACGCTGCCGCGCATGGTGGGCATGGTCGTGCGCACCGGCAGGAAGGCGGACCGGCGCGCGTTGACAGGGGTCGTGGCGGCCGAGCTCGGGCAGGGGGTGACGGCCGCGTCGGGCCTGGTGGCGGTCAACGGCGTCCTGGCGCGGTTGTTCGCCGACGGTCCGACCGTGGACAAGCTGCGCGACGCCCTGCCGTCCCTGGTGGTCCTCGCGGTCGCGGCGGTGGTCGGCGCCGTGCTGTCGGCGTGGTCGACGGCGATGTCGGGACGGCTGGAGCCGCAGGTGGAGCGGGCGGTCTCCGCCCGGTACTACCGGGCCGTCACCGGTGTGGAGGTGGCGGCGACGGAGCGGCCGGAGGTCCAGCGGGTCCTGGAGGCCGGGAAGTTCGGCACCGACTCGGCCCGCAGGATGCTGCGGCTGTCGGTCGGCGTGGGCAACGTGGTGATCGGCATGGCGGCGGCCGCGGTCGTGCTCGCCGCGCTGCACTGGGCGCTGCTGCCGATGCTGCTGGCGATCGCCCTGCCCAAGGGGTGGGGCGCGGTCCGCTCCGCGCGCCGCGACTACCTCTCCCGGATGCACTGGGTCGACCACCGCAGGGCGATCGCCTCCCTGCTCGCGTACCTGACCCGCCCGCACGCCGCCGGTGAGCTCCGCGTGCACGCCGCCGGTACGAAGCTGCTGTCCAGCTACGAGGAGATGTCGCGGCAGACGGAGGCGGAGCAGCGGCGCCTGGCGCGGGCGCAGGCATGGACGGACCTGGTCGCGGGCGCGTTCGCCGGTGTGGCGTCACTGGCCTGCTACGGCGTGCTGTGGTGGCTGCTGGCCACCGGCGGTCTGCCGCTCTCGGTCGGCGGGACCGCGGTCATCGCCATCCGTACGTCGACGGCGCGGCTCACATCCCTCGTACAGCAGGTCAACCGGCTGTACGAGGAGCTGCTGTTCCTCACCGACACCGAGGACGCGATCGAGGTGGCGAGCGAGAACGCGATCCCCCGGACCGGCACGGCGCTGCCCGCGCCGGTGCGGGAGGTGAGGACGGAGGCGGTGTCGTTCACGTACCCGGGCGCCGACGGCCCGGCCCTGAAGGGCGTGAGCGTGCGGGTGCCGCGGGGGAAGGTGACGGCTCTGGTGGGTGCGAACGGCTCGGGGAAGACCACGCTCACGAAGGTGCTGGCCGGGCTGCTGCTGCCCACCCGGGGAGAAGGAGACGTGTGGTGGGTGGGCGAGTCGGGCGAGCGGGTCGGGCTGCGTGAAGCCGATCGCGCCCAGGTCTTCGCCGAAGTCGGTCTGCTGGCGCAGGACTTCCCCCGCTGGGAGATGACGGCCGCCGCGAACGTGGCCATCGGCATCGGTGACCGCCCCCGGGACATGGACCGCGTCCGCGAGGCCGCGGGCGAGGCGGGCGTGCTCGAACTGGTCGAGGGCCTGCCGCACGGCTGGGACTCGATCGTGTTCAAGGGCTATGAACGCGGTGTCCAGCTCTCGGGCGGCCAGTGGCAAAAACTGGGGTCCGCTCGGACAAGGTACCGGAAGGCGCCGTTCCTGCTGGTCGACGAGCCGACCAGCGCCCTCGATCCCCATGCGGAGATCGCCGCGTTCGAGGGGCTGTGGTCCCTGGCTGAGGAGGGGCACGCGGTCGTGCTCGTCACCCACCGGCTCGCCGCGACCATGCGTGCCGACCACATCTACGTGCTCGATGACGGCAGGGTCGTCGAAGACGGCACCCATGAGGTTCTGATGTCCCGTCAGGACGGCTTGTATCAGGGGATGTTCACGGCCCAGGCCGCGCAGTACGGGCAGGCGCCCGCAGCCGCTCCGGTTCCCCGGCCCCGTGGCACACGATGA